From Mycolicibacterium nivoides, a single genomic window includes:
- a CDS encoding TetR family transcriptional regulator, with product MPESAPPFTRARSEAQRQDRLSGLVTATRECLAQTRAATLTLGEVAAAAGLAKSGILRYVGSREALLLRVMYDEHLRWIDALAVELRTVAPAAALAHTLAARPVLCDLIAASPVLISRLGPDDLRVLAAQAQDSQQRLGAALQPSLPLSDDRLRSLTAAVHAFTGTAWAWATPGSAGHNTMVTDFESTVAGLLAIFIAGLTQRGAAHGLT from the coding sequence ATGCCGGAATCCGCCCCACCTTTCACCCGCGCACGCAGCGAGGCGCAGCGCCAGGACCGGTTGTCCGGGCTGGTGACAGCGACACGGGAGTGCCTGGCGCAGACGCGCGCGGCGACGCTGACGCTGGGCGAGGTGGCCGCCGCTGCCGGCCTGGCGAAGTCGGGCATCCTGCGGTACGTCGGCTCCCGCGAAGCGCTACTGCTGCGGGTGATGTACGACGAGCACCTGCGTTGGATCGATGCACTGGCGGTCGAACTCCGCACCGTCGCTCCGGCGGCGGCACTGGCCCACACGCTGGCCGCGCGACCGGTGCTGTGCGATCTCATCGCGGCCTCTCCGGTGCTCATCAGCCGGCTCGGCCCGGACGATCTCCGCGTCCTGGCGGCCCAGGCGCAGGATTCCCAGCAGCGGCTCGGCGCCGCGCTGCAGCCGTCGCTGCCGTTGTCCGATGATCGGCTCCGCTCACTGACGGCAGCCGTCCACGCATTCACCGGGACCGCGTGGGCGTGGGCCACCCCGGGATCGGCAGGGCACAACACGATGGTCACCGATTTCGAATCCACCGTGGCCGGGCTGCTCGCGATCTTCATCGCGGGCCTGACGCAGCGCGGGGCGGCTCACGGCTTGACGTAG
- a CDS encoding phytoene desaturase family protein, with product MSTAVVVGAGPNGLAAAITLASAGLDVTVLEADDAIGGGVRSSSRSLVDGFPDGLVVDHCSAIHPMAVGSAFLNGLGLERHGLQWKWPEVDCAHPLDDGAAGLLYRSVDDTAAALGADGGRWRRAFGGPSAKFDTLSQDIMGPLLRVPKHPVALARFGVPTVLPASAFARLFRTERARALFGGVAAHTFRPLHHPLTSAIGLGIITAGHRHGWAVAQGGSQAITDALASVLAELDVKVETGVRVTTAAQLPPADVTMFDLAPTAVVDILGDRLPRRVSRGLGRFRYGPGAFKVDFALDGPVPWKNPAVGGAGTVHLGGGLGEIATTEREIQAGRMPRRPFVLVGQQYVADPGRSVGNINPVYSYAHVPHGYTGDATEAIIGQFERFAPGFRDRIVGMAVRSTTEMSVYNANYVGGDICTGAKDIRQLVFGPRTTLQPYRIGVPGMYLCSAATPPGPGAHGMCGANAAAVALAALKR from the coding sequence GTGAGTACCGCGGTGGTGGTCGGCGCCGGGCCCAACGGGCTCGCGGCCGCCATCACGCTGGCATCGGCCGGTCTGGACGTCACCGTGCTGGAGGCCGACGACGCGATCGGCGGCGGGGTGCGCTCGTCGAGCCGGAGCCTCGTGGACGGTTTCCCCGACGGCCTCGTTGTCGACCACTGCTCGGCCATCCATCCGATGGCGGTCGGCTCGGCCTTCCTGAACGGTCTCGGGCTGGAACGCCATGGACTGCAGTGGAAATGGCCTGAGGTCGATTGTGCGCATCCGCTCGACGACGGTGCTGCCGGCCTGCTGTACCGCAGCGTCGACGACACCGCAGCGGCGCTCGGCGCGGACGGCGGTCGGTGGCGGAGGGCCTTCGGCGGGCCGTCGGCGAAGTTCGACACCCTGTCGCAAGACATCATGGGGCCGCTGCTGCGGGTGCCGAAGCATCCGGTGGCGTTGGCCCGGTTCGGCGTGCCGACGGTGCTGCCGGCTTCGGCGTTCGCCCGGCTGTTCCGTACCGAACGCGCCCGGGCATTGTTCGGCGGTGTTGCGGCACATACCTTCCGGCCCTTGCATCATCCGCTGACATCGGCCATCGGCCTCGGCATCATCACGGCGGGGCACCGGCACGGTTGGGCGGTGGCGCAGGGCGGTTCGCAGGCCATCACCGATGCACTGGCGTCGGTGCTCGCGGAGTTGGACGTCAAGGTGGAAACCGGTGTTCGGGTTACCACCGCGGCGCAGCTCCCGCCGGCCGACGTGACGATGTTCGATCTCGCACCCACGGCGGTCGTCGACATTCTCGGGGACCGGTTGCCCAGGCGGGTGTCCCGTGGCCTGGGTAGATTCCGTTACGGTCCAGGGGCATTCAAGGTCGACTTCGCGCTGGACGGTCCCGTGCCGTGGAAGAATCCCGCGGTCGGCGGCGCCGGGACGGTGCATCTGGGCGGAGGCTTGGGCGAGATCGCCACGACCGAGCGGGAGATCCAGGCCGGCCGGATGCCGCGGCGGCCGTTCGTGCTCGTCGGGCAGCAGTATGTGGCCGATCCGGGGCGTTCGGTCGGCAACATCAATCCGGTGTACTCGTATGCCCATGTGCCACATGGCTACACCGGGGATGCCACGGAGGCGATCATCGGTCAGTTCGAGCGGTTCGCTCCCGGTTTCCGCGACCGGATCGTGGGGATGGCGGTGCGCTCGACGACCGAGATGTCGGTGTACAACGCGAACTATGTCGGCGGTGACATCTGTACGGGTGCCAAGGACATTCGGCAATTGGTGTTCGGCCCACGGACTACGCTGCAGCCCTACCGAATTGGTGTTCCCGGCATGTACCTGTGTTCGGCGGCCACTCCACCGGGGCCCGGAGCGCACGGCATGTGCGGCGCCAACGCCGCCGCGGTCGCACTCGCCGCCCTGAAGCGGTGA
- a CDS encoding SRPBCC family protein, giving the protein MYRHYECVVRRHTTASPRTLFAIVSDGSRWSEWASPLIPYSTWESRGPAGDGGVGAIRAVGTRKKPTREMTTIHEPDHRHGYTMLTDGPIRDYQAEVTFTEATGGTQVTWRGGYQTRWRVVGLAYWLVLRAVLGTLSRKLVATAERRS; this is encoded by the coding sequence GTGTACCGTCACTATGAATGCGTCGTCCGCCGCCACACCACAGCGTCGCCGCGGACCCTGTTCGCCATCGTGTCCGACGGATCCCGCTGGTCCGAGTGGGCCTCGCCACTGATTCCCTACTCGACATGGGAATCCCGCGGCCCGGCCGGAGACGGCGGGGTCGGGGCGATCCGGGCTGTGGGCACGCGGAAGAAGCCGACCCGCGAGATGACCACGATCCACGAACCGGACCACCGGCACGGATACACCATGCTCACCGATGGTCCGATCCGCGACTATCAGGCCGAGGTGACGTTCACCGAGGCTACAGGCGGGACGCAGGTGACCTGGCGGGGCGGGTACCAGACCCGTTGGCGGGTAGTCGGATTGGCCTACTGGCTCGTCCTTCGCGCGGTGCTCGGGACGCTGTCACGCAAGCTTGTAGCCACCGCTGAGCGGCGCTCCTGA
- a CDS encoding RDD family protein, whose amino-acid sequence MTSVGSADEQARAAGIVSRGIAAVIDLVVVGVVLGALYLGLVLTRLMFNPTAFSLPTLSVVFSTAVMFGVAVLYLTGCWTVSGCTAGAVTMGLRVTAVRADRLSPVVALLRAVAYVLFPVGLLWVAVDARRRSLQDIVFSSRVVYVKP is encoded by the coding sequence TTGACCTCGGTTGGTTCGGCCGACGAGCAGGCGCGCGCCGCGGGCATCGTCAGTCGGGGCATCGCGGCGGTGATCGACCTCGTGGTCGTCGGCGTCGTGCTCGGTGCCCTGTACCTGGGGCTGGTGCTGACCCGACTGATGTTCAACCCCACCGCATTCAGCCTTCCCACGCTGAGCGTGGTGTTCTCGACGGCGGTGATGTTCGGCGTCGCGGTGCTGTATCTGACCGGGTGCTGGACGGTGTCGGGGTGCACGGCCGGGGCGGTGACGATGGGCTTGCGCGTGACGGCCGTCCGCGCCGACCGGCTGTCTCCGGTGGTCGCGCTCTTGCGCGCGGTCGCCTATGTCCTGTTTCCGGTGGGCCTGCTCTGGGTGGCCGTCGATGCCAGACGAAGGTCGTTGCAGGACATCGTGTTCAGCAGCAGGGTGGTCTACGTCAAGCCGTGA
- a CDS encoding PucR family transcriptional regulator, translating into MDTDVAAASAVVMDRLMARQVAVSHSVQQALASDITELRGDPELVQLLGSSVAGNVETIFHALRHDISLGNIEPPTAALEYARRVAQRGVPMEALVRAYRLGHALVIDAAAEEVNAAGLQARIGLAVFERITSVSFRYIDWISQQVVVVYEAERDRWLANRNSTRALRVRELLATPLSVSVSDPDTLTATLRYPMQRTHLAVVMWWPADSELDDGLGRLESALRDLAEAVGTQSSPLFIAADRNTGWGWIPLSVAAATTAVEVVRSHLSGQHTGPAAALGTPLYGVDGFRRSHHQALRARRVAIAAGTGGVTVAGDPGLAAAALIGENLDDAREFVSETLGALASDTANDARLRETLRVYLHDGSSYKKAGEKLNLHFNSVKYRVGRAEERRGRPVDDDRLDVELALLLCHRYGTAVLSGP; encoded by the coding sequence ATGGACACCGATGTCGCTGCCGCATCCGCCGTGGTGATGGATCGCTTGATGGCGCGTCAAGTGGCGGTGAGCCATTCCGTACAACAGGCCCTGGCCAGCGACATTACGGAGTTGCGTGGCGATCCCGAGTTGGTGCAACTACTGGGATCCAGTGTCGCGGGCAATGTCGAGACCATCTTCCATGCGCTTCGCCACGACATATCGCTGGGCAACATCGAACCGCCGACCGCGGCCCTGGAGTACGCCCGCCGCGTGGCCCAGCGCGGCGTGCCGATGGAGGCGCTGGTGCGGGCATACCGGTTGGGGCACGCCCTGGTGATCGACGCCGCGGCCGAGGAGGTCAACGCGGCCGGACTGCAGGCTCGAATCGGGTTGGCGGTGTTCGAGCGGATCACCTCGGTGTCGTTCCGCTACATCGACTGGATCAGCCAGCAGGTGGTGGTGGTCTACGAAGCCGAACGCGACCGGTGGCTGGCCAACCGGAACAGCACCAGGGCGCTGCGGGTGCGCGAGCTACTCGCGACGCCACTGTCGGTCTCGGTGTCCGACCCCGACACGCTCACCGCGACGCTGCGGTACCCGATGCAGCGGACACATCTTGCCGTCGTGATGTGGTGGCCGGCCGACTCCGAACTGGACGACGGGCTCGGGCGGCTGGAGTCCGCACTCCGGGACCTGGCAGAAGCTGTTGGAACACAAAGTAGTCCGCTGTTCATCGCGGCTGATCGCAACACCGGCTGGGGGTGGATACCGCTGTCGGTCGCTGCGGCGACGACCGCGGTCGAGGTAGTCCGCTCCCACCTGAGCGGACAGCACACCGGCCCGGCCGCTGCGCTCGGCACACCGTTGTACGGCGTCGACGGCTTCCGCAGATCACACCACCAGGCGCTGCGAGCCCGCCGCGTCGCGATCGCGGCCGGGACCGGCGGAGTCACCGTTGCCGGCGATCCGGGGCTGGCCGCCGCGGCGCTAATCGGGGAAAACCTGGATGACGCACGGGAATTCGTATCCGAGACTTTGGGGGCGCTGGCGTCGGACACCGCCAACGACGCGCGGCTGCGTGAGACCCTTCGCGTGTATCTGCACGACGGCTCGAGCTACAAGAAAGCCGGCGAGAAACTCAACCTGCACTTCAACTCGGTGAAGTACCGCGTCGGCCGGGCTGAGGAGCGCCGCGGCAGGCCGGTCGACGACGATCGGCTCGACGTCGAACTGGCCCTGCTGTTGTGCCACCGGTACGGCACCGCGGTGCTGTCCGGCCCCTGA
- a CDS encoding class I adenylate-forming enzyme family protein encodes MNLATLPDRRAARAPHASAVADDALNLDNAAFLDAVMRAAAALRSVGVGPGDVVALQLPNRAEFVVGLFAAWRLGAAVTPISPTLVPAETAYQVADAGSRVLVVDGPTDAEVPVLTLDELAAGDPEPFEPADNADDALALLIYTSGTTGRPKGVMLDHANVNVMCAMVIEGFELTEADHSLLILPLFHVNAIVVSTLSPLIAGGRTTIAGRFNPDTFFGRIESTRATYFSAVPTIYTMLAGLPSEVQPDTASVRFAVCGAAPASVELLDRFERRYGIGLIEGYGLSEGSCASTGNPLNGKRKPGTVGIPLPGQEIRIVDASGAPLPQGELGEVIIKGPNVMRGYLNRPEETAKTVVDGWLHTGDIGRLDEDGYLVLVDRAKDMIIRGGENIYPKEIETVAYQLPAIAEAAVVGRANSLYGEEPVLFASLHADAELPIERIREHLTASLSKYKLPVEITVLPELPKNAVGKIDKPSLRKTLTAART; translated from the coding sequence ATGAACCTCGCGACCCTGCCAGATCGCCGCGCCGCCCGGGCCCCGCATGCTTCCGCCGTCGCCGACGACGCCCTGAACCTCGACAACGCCGCATTCCTCGACGCCGTGATGCGTGCCGCTGCCGCGCTCCGGTCGGTGGGCGTCGGGCCCGGCGACGTCGTCGCACTCCAGTTGCCCAACCGCGCCGAGTTCGTCGTGGGGCTCTTCGCTGCCTGGCGCCTGGGTGCCGCGGTTACCCCGATCAGTCCGACCCTGGTGCCCGCCGAGACGGCCTACCAGGTCGCCGACGCGGGGTCCCGCGTGCTGGTCGTCGACGGCCCGACCGACGCCGAGGTGCCGGTGCTCACGCTCGATGAGCTGGCCGCCGGGGATCCTGAGCCGTTTGAACCCGCCGACAATGCCGACGACGCGCTGGCGCTGCTGATCTACACGAGCGGCACGACGGGCCGGCCCAAGGGCGTCATGCTCGACCACGCCAACGTCAATGTCATGTGCGCGATGGTGATCGAGGGTTTCGAGCTCACCGAGGCTGACCACAGTCTGCTGATCCTGCCGCTGTTCCACGTGAACGCCATCGTGGTCAGCACCTTGTCGCCGCTCATAGCCGGCGGCCGGACCACCATCGCGGGCCGGTTCAACCCTGACACCTTCTTTGGCCGGATCGAAAGCACCCGCGCCACATACTTTTCCGCAGTCCCCACGATCTACACCATGCTGGCCGGGCTGCCGTCCGAGGTGCAGCCCGACACCGCCTCGGTGCGCTTCGCGGTGTGCGGCGCTGCCCCGGCCAGTGTCGAACTGCTGGACCGGTTCGAACGGCGCTACGGCATCGGCCTCATCGAGGGCTACGGTCTCTCCGAGGGCTCGTGCGCCAGCACCGGCAACCCGCTCAACGGCAAGCGTAAGCCCGGCACAGTCGGTATCCCGTTGCCGGGGCAGGAGATCCGGATTGTTGATGCGTCTGGTGCGCCGCTCCCGCAAGGCGAGTTGGGCGAAGTGATCATCAAGGGCCCCAACGTCATGCGGGGCTATCTGAACCGACCGGAAGAGACCGCGAAGACCGTCGTCGACGGCTGGCTGCACACCGGTGACATCGGCCGGCTCGACGAGGACGGCTATCTCGTGCTGGTGGACCGGGCCAAGGACATGATCATCCGCGGTGGGGAGAACATCTACCCCAAGGAGATCGAGACCGTGGCCTACCAGCTGCCCGCAATCGCCGAGGCCGCTGTCGTCGGACGGGCCAACTCGCTCTACGGCGAAGAGCCGGTGCTGTTCGCCTCATTGCACGCCGATGCCGAGCTGCCCATCGAGCGCATTCGCGAACACCTGACCGCATCGCTGTCGAAATACAAACTGCCCGTGGAGATCACAGTCCTCCCAGAGCTGCCCAAGAACGCGGTAGGCAAGATCGACAAGCCGTCGCTGCGTAAGACCCTCACCGCTGCCCGAACCTAG
- a CDS encoding DUF3556 domain-containing protein translates to MGFVNPTLPDVDFEEFVRMPLMERIRIMTTKWADHGLGAPRMIHVLYIVKLVVLYALGGVVIATTTSHLPAFWHLSEWWNQPIVYQKLILWTILLELLGLAGSWGPLAGKTKPMTGGYRFWAKLNTIRLRPWKAVPFTNGDRRTWFDVLVYLALNVSIVVALVLPGVHSDSLSAVLPENTSGRVNPVLLILPMVLLVVIGLRDKTIFLAARGEQYLPALLFFATLPFVDMIVAGKLLIGTVWIWAGISKFGLHFTNVIPPMVSNSPTIPFKWLKRAHYRNFPHDLRPSHLATFMAHGPGSFVEIVAPLALLLSPWPWLTFGAAAVMVCFHLFIISTFPLAVPVEWNALFAYITIFLFLGFPNWGGYAIADMSSPWLTVALLVGLCFFPVLGNLRPDLVSFLPAMRQYAGNWASAVWTFTPGAEQKLNRVTRSSPNTVDQYIKFGWEPLVAEVFTQQVTAWRALHSQGRGLYSVLLNSLPDIDTRTVREGEMSCNTIIGFNFGDGHLHNEDLIAAIQTEAQFEPGEFVVAWVESQPIHKKTQEYKVIDAALGVIERGTWNVEDLVDEQPWLPNGPIPLNVTWRRAGVLA, encoded by the coding sequence ATGGGATTCGTCAACCCGACGCTGCCTGACGTCGACTTCGAAGAGTTTGTGCGGATGCCGCTAATGGAGCGCATCCGGATCATGACCACCAAGTGGGCCGACCACGGTCTCGGCGCACCACGCATGATCCATGTGCTCTACATCGTGAAGCTCGTCGTCCTCTACGCGCTCGGTGGCGTGGTCATCGCGACGACGACCTCCCACCTGCCGGCATTCTGGCATCTGTCGGAGTGGTGGAACCAGCCGATCGTGTACCAGAAGCTGATCCTGTGGACCATCCTGCTCGAGCTCCTCGGGCTGGCCGGCTCGTGGGGTCCGCTGGCCGGCAAGACCAAACCGATGACCGGTGGCTACCGATTCTGGGCCAAGCTCAACACGATTCGGCTACGACCATGGAAGGCAGTGCCGTTCACCAACGGTGACCGGCGGACCTGGTTCGACGTCCTGGTGTACCTGGCGCTGAACGTCAGCATCGTGGTGGCCCTTGTTCTGCCTGGTGTGCACAGTGATTCGCTGAGCGCGGTGCTACCGGAGAACACGTCGGGACGGGTCAATCCGGTCCTGCTGATACTTCCGATGGTGCTGCTGGTGGTCATCGGCCTGCGGGACAAGACCATCTTCCTGGCCGCCCGCGGTGAGCAGTACCTGCCCGCATTGTTGTTCTTCGCGACACTGCCGTTCGTCGACATGATCGTCGCGGGCAAGCTGCTGATCGGCACGGTGTGGATCTGGGCCGGCATATCGAAGTTCGGCCTGCATTTCACGAACGTGATCCCGCCGATGGTGAGCAACAGCCCCACCATCCCGTTCAAGTGGCTCAAGCGTGCGCACTACCGCAACTTCCCGCACGATCTGCGGCCGTCGCACCTCGCGACGTTCATGGCACACGGCCCGGGCAGTTTCGTGGAGATCGTCGCCCCGCTGGCGCTTCTCTTGTCTCCGTGGCCATGGCTCACGTTCGGCGCTGCCGCGGTCATGGTGTGCTTCCACCTGTTCATCATCTCGACGTTCCCGCTGGCGGTTCCGGTGGAGTGGAACGCGCTGTTCGCCTATATCACGATCTTTCTGTTCCTCGGCTTCCCGAATTGGGGCGGTTACGCCATCGCGGACATGTCCTCGCCGTGGCTGACTGTCGCGTTGCTGGTCGGGTTGTGCTTCTTCCCGGTGCTGGGCAACCTGCGCCCCGACCTGGTGTCGTTCCTGCCCGCGATGCGGCAGTACGCCGGGAACTGGGCCTCGGCGGTATGGACCTTCACTCCGGGTGCCGAGCAGAAACTGAACCGGGTCACCCGGTCGTCGCCCAACACGGTGGACCAATACATCAAGTTCGGTTGGGAACCACTGGTCGCCGAGGTCTTCACCCAGCAGGTCACGGCGTGGCGGGCGTTGCACAGCCAGGGCCGCGGCCTGTACTCGGTGCTGCTGAACAGCCTGCCCGACATCGACACGCGTACCGTGCGTGAGGGGGAGATGTCGTGCAATACGATCATCGGCTTCAACTTCGGTGACGGGCACCTGCACAATGAGGATCTGATCGCCGCGATCCAGACCGAGGCACAGTTCGAACCGGGCGAGTTCGTGGTGGCATGGGTGGAATCGCAGCCGATCCACAAGAAGACCCAGGAGTACAAGGTGATTGACGCGGCCCTCGGGGTGATCGAGCGGGGCACCTGGAACGTCGAAGATCTGGTCGACGAGCAGCCGTGGCTGCCCAACGGCCCTATCCCGCTCAACGTGACGTGGCGGCGGGCCGGAGTCCTGGCGTGA
- a CDS encoding acyl-CoA carboxylase subunit beta encodes MTNKTTAELLAELREKLELAADPGDEKARARRDKKGIPSARARIHSLLDPGSFLEIGALARTPGDPNALFGDGVVTGHGTINGRPVGVFSHDQTVFQGSVGEMFGRKVAKLMEWVAMVGCPIIGINDSAGARIQDAVTSLAWYAELGRRHEMLRGLVPEISIILGKCAGGAVYSPIQTDLLVAVRDQGYMFITGPDVIKDVTGEDVTFDELGGADVQAQRGNIHKVVEDEAAAFQYVRDYLSFLPSNHFDDAPIVNPGLEPEITPHDLELDSIVPDADNTSYDMHEILLRIFDDGDIFEIAEKRGPAMITAFARVDGRPVGVIANQPMHLSGVVDTDASDKAASFIRFCDSFNLPLVFVVDTPGAMPGFAEEEKGIIKRGGRFFNAIVEADVPKVTIIIRKAYGGGYAVMGSKQLSADLNFAWPTARIAVIGAEGAAQLLVKRFPDPTAPEVQKIRADFIEGYNLNLATPWIAAERGYIDGVIQPHETRLLLRKSLHLLRDKQNMPKVQRKHGLTPI; translated from the coding sequence GTGACGAACAAAACCACGGCTGAACTGCTGGCCGAGCTCCGCGAGAAGCTGGAACTGGCTGCCGATCCCGGCGATGAGAAGGCCAGGGCCCGCCGGGACAAGAAGGGCATCCCTTCTGCCCGGGCCAGGATTCACTCACTGCTCGATCCGGGCAGCTTCCTCGAGATCGGTGCACTGGCGCGCACTCCCGGTGACCCCAACGCGCTCTTCGGCGACGGCGTGGTCACCGGCCACGGCACCATCAACGGACGTCCGGTCGGTGTGTTCAGCCACGACCAGACGGTGTTCCAGGGTTCGGTCGGTGAGATGTTCGGCCGCAAGGTGGCCAAGCTCATGGAGTGGGTGGCCATGGTGGGCTGCCCGATCATCGGCATCAACGACTCGGCCGGTGCCCGCATCCAGGACGCGGTGACCTCACTGGCCTGGTACGCCGAGCTGGGCCGCCGACACGAAATGCTGCGCGGTCTGGTGCCGGAGATCTCGATCATCCTGGGTAAATGCGCCGGTGGAGCGGTGTATTCGCCGATCCAGACGGATCTGCTGGTGGCGGTGCGCGATCAGGGCTACATGTTCATCACCGGACCTGACGTGATCAAGGACGTCACCGGCGAGGATGTGACCTTCGATGAACTCGGCGGTGCCGACGTACAGGCCCAGCGCGGCAACATCCACAAGGTTGTCGAGGACGAGGCCGCGGCGTTCCAGTACGTCCGTGACTACCTTTCGTTCCTGCCGTCCAACCACTTCGACGACGCGCCGATCGTGAACCCGGGTCTGGAACCCGAGATCACCCCGCACGATCTGGAGCTGGACTCGATCGTCCCGGACGCCGACAACACGTCCTACGACATGCATGAGATCCTGCTGCGGATCTTCGACGACGGTGACATCTTCGAGATCGCGGAGAAGCGCGGCCCGGCCATGATCACCGCGTTCGCCCGGGTGGACGGCCGGCCGGTCGGTGTGATCGCCAATCAGCCCATGCACCTGTCCGGCGTGGTGGACACCGATGCCTCCGACAAGGCCGCCAGCTTCATCCGGTTCTGCGACTCCTTCAACCTGCCTTTGGTTTTCGTGGTGGACACCCCCGGCGCCATGCCGGGCTTCGCCGAGGAGGAGAAGGGGATCATCAAGCGCGGCGGCCGGTTCTTCAACGCCATCGTCGAGGCCGATGTGCCGAAGGTGACCATCATCATCCGCAAGGCGTACGGCGGCGGGTATGCGGTGATGGGTTCCAAGCAGCTGTCCGCGGACCTGAACTTCGCCTGGCCGACCGCACGTATCGCGGTGATCGGCGCCGAGGGTGCGGCGCAGCTGTTGGTCAAGCGGTTCCCGGATCCGACCGCACCCGAGGTGCAGAAGATCCGTGCCGACTTCATCGAGGGATACAACCTCAACCTGGCCACTCCGTGGATCGCCGCTGAGCGCGGCTACATCGACGGCGTGATCCAGCCGCACGAGACCCGGCTGCTGCTGCGCAAGTCTCTGCACCTGTTGCGGGACAAGCAGAACATGCCCAAGGTCCAGCGCAAGCACGGCCTGACCCCGATCTAG